ATCCCTTCGCGCAGACCGCCTCCTCGACGAGCGAATCGGCGGCGAAGTTCTTCGCCTTTCTGAAGGGCCCGGAGGCCGCCGGCTTCTACAAGAAGCAGGGCTTCGCCGTTCTGCGCTGACAGAGCGGAGGCGCCGGGACGGCGGGGCGTCCCGGCTTTTCGGCATTCCCTCGCCGCCGCTCCGAGTCTATCCTCGGGCGGCGAGGGATCCATGACCATTGCGCAAAATCCGAAAGAGGCTTCGCGGACGGCCGCGCCATTTCGTCTCGACCGCGCCCGTCTCGCCGATCTGGCGGATGCGGCGCTCGCCGCCGCGCGTCTCGCCGGAGCGAGCTACGCCGACATCCGCATCGGCGAAACGCGCCGCCAGTTCGTCCAGGCGAAGGAAGAGCGGCTCGACGAATTTTTCGAGAGCTCCAGCCCCGGTTTCGGCCTGCGCGTGCTGGTCGACGGCTGCTGGGGCTTTTATGGCGCCCGCTCGCTCGAGCCCGGCGCGATAGCCGCGGCGGTGGAGCGCGCCATCCATAACGCCCGCGCCGTCGCGCCGATCCGCGTCGCGCCCGTCGGGCTGGAAGAGACCGAGCCTCACGAGGCCGAGTGGATCATGCCGCTCGGCGTCGATCCTTTCGCCGTCGACGCGCCGTCCAAGGTCGAGGGCCTCGTCGCGATCAACGCCGCCGCGCTGGCCGCGGGCGCGGATTATTGCGTCTCCTCCTTCGCCTTCGCCACGGAGGAGCGGCTCTTCGCCGACAGCCGCGGCAGCCGCATCTTTCAGTCGCGCACGCGCACGCAGCCCTCCTTCGAGGTCACCGTTTTGGACAAGGGCTCGGGCCGTTATGCGACGCGCGAGAGCCTCGCCCCGGCGCGGGCCGCGGGTTGGGACTATGCGCTGTCCTGCGACCTCCTCGGCGAGGCGCGTCAGGCCGTCGAGGATGCGCGCCGCAAGCTCGATGCGCGGCCCGTCGAGGCGGGCGTGACCGATGTCGTCATCGACCCCACCAATCTCTGGCTCACCATTCATGAGACAGTCGGCCATTCCACCGAGCTCGATCGCGCGCTCGGCTGGGAGGCGAATTTCGCCGGCACCTCCTTCGTCAAGCCGCATATGCTGAACATTCTGCGCTTCGGCAGCGAGCTGATGACGATCAAGGCCGATCGCTCGCAGGAGGGCGGGCTCGCCAGCGTCGCTTTCGACGACGATGGCGCGCCGCGCGAATGCGCCGAATTCGAGATCATCTCCAAGGGCGTGTTCCGCAATTATCAAATGGCGCTCGGCCAGGCGCATCTCATCGGCGCCGAGCGCTCCAACGGCTGCGCCTATGCGGATGATCCGACCGCCTTCCCCATTCAGCGCATGCCCAATATCTCGCTCGCGCCCAATCCCGAGACTTGCTCGCTGAAAGAGCTGATCGGCGGCGTCGAGAAGGGGCTCTATATCGTCGGCGCGGGAAGCTGGAGCATCGATCAGCAGCGCGACAATTTCCAATTCGGCGGGCAGATGTTCTACGAGATCCGCGACGGCGAGCTCGGCGAGCCCGTGCGCGACGCCGCCTATCAGGGCCGCACCATTCCGTTTTGGAATTCGCTCGACGGTCTCGGTGATTCCTCCACCTACCGGCTCTGCGGCACTTTCACCTGCGGCAAGGCGGAGCCGATGCAGCTCGCGCCGGTGTCGCATGGCGCGCCGGCGGCGCGCTTCCGCGGCGTGACCGTGTTGAACACGGCGCGCGACTGAAGTCCTTCACGTCGAAGGCCTCCCCCGCTTCGCGGGAGAGGGAAGCGGCAAACGCTACACGAGATCTCCATGAAGCGCGCAATCTGCCCCCTCTCCCGCGTAGCGGGGGAGGGTCGGGAAGGGGCTCGAGCGCCCTTCACTTTGGTTCGACGCAGATTGCTGATCGCGAGCGAGGCGATCTCTCAGAATTTGAACTTCACG
This genomic window from Methylosinus sp. H3A contains:
- a CDS encoding TldD/PmbA family protein, with protein sequence MTIAQNPKEASRTAAPFRLDRARLADLADAALAAARLAGASYADIRIGETRRQFVQAKEERLDEFFESSSPGFGLRVLVDGCWGFYGARSLEPGAIAAAVERAIHNARAVAPIRVAPVGLEETEPHEAEWIMPLGVDPFAVDAPSKVEGLVAINAAALAAGADYCVSSFAFATEERLFADSRGSRIFQSRTRTQPSFEVTVLDKGSGRYATRESLAPARAAGWDYALSCDLLGEARQAVEDARRKLDARPVEAGVTDVVIDPTNLWLTIHETVGHSTELDRALGWEANFAGTSFVKPHMLNILRFGSELMTIKADRSQEGGLASVAFDDDGAPRECAEFEIISKGVFRNYQMALGQAHLIGAERSNGCAYADDPTAFPIQRMPNISLAPNPETCSLKELIGGVEKGLYIVGAGSWSIDQQRDNFQFGGQMFYEIRDGELGEPVRDAAYQGRTIPFWNSLDGLGDSSTYRLCGTFTCGKAEPMQLAPVSHGAPAARFRGVTVLNTARD